CCAGGGCCAGCGCGACCTGTTCGGCGCCCACACCTACCGACGCGTCGACCGCGAGGGCACCTTCCACGTCATGTGGGGCGAGGACCGGCGCGAGACCGAGGTCTGAGGGTGGCGACCGCGGGGTTCACCGGGCCGCCGGCCCCGCCGGGGCGCGACGTCGCGCTCGTCGGCGGCCGCGTGGTGCCCGGCGTGGGCCCCGCGGTCGAGCGGGGGACCGTGCTCGTCCTCGACGGGCGGGTGGCCGCCGTGGGGCCGGTCGACGAGGTGGACGTCCCCGACGGCGTCCCCGTCCACGACACCACGGGCCGCTGGGTGCTGCCGGGCTTCGTCGAGGTCCACGCGCACGTCGGCATCTTCGAGGACGGCGAAGACTGGCCCGGCCGCGACCACAACGAGATGACGTCGCCCGTCACCGCGCACCTGCGGGCGCTCGACGCCGTCAACCCCGCCGACATCGCCTTCGTCGACGCCCTCGGGGGCGGCGTGACGTCCGTCGTGGTCAAGCCGGGCTCGGGCAACGTCGTGGGCGGCCGCACGGTGGCGCTCAAGACGTGGGGCCGCACCGTGGACCAGATGTGCTTCCGGGAGCCGGCGAGCATCAAGAGCGCCCTCGGGGAGAACCCCAAGCGGGTCCACGGGGACAAGGGGAAGCTGCCCAGCACGCGGATGGGCGTCGCCGCCGTGCTGCGCGAGGCGCTGGCCCGGGCCCGCCACCACCGCGCCCAGCTCGACCGTGCCGCCGCCGAGGGCACCGCGCCGCCGGCGCCGGACCCCGCGTCGGAGACGCTGCTGCTCGCGCTGGAGGACGGCCTGCCCTGGTGCCAGCACGCGCACCGCGCCGACGACATCGCCACGGCGCTGCGACTGGCCGCCGAGCACGGCTACCGGCTCGTGCTCAACCACGCCACGGAGGGCCACCTGCTCGCCGCCGAGCTCGCCGCGGCGGGGGTGCCGTGCGTGGTGGGCCCGACCCTGGGCTCCCGCAGCAAGGTGGAGCTGCGCGGGCGCACCCTGCGCACCCCGGCCCTGCTCCACGAGGCCGGCGTCGAGGTGGCGCTCACCACCGACCACCCGGTCGTGCCCGTCGCCTTCCTCGTCCACGAGGCGACGTTCGCGGTCAAGGAGGGCCTGCCCGCCGACGTCGCGCTGCAGGCGATCACCGTCAACCCGGCGCGCTTCCTCGGCCTGGACGACCGGGTGGGGTCGCTGCAGGTCGGCCTGGACGGCGACGTCGTGGTGTGGGACGGCGACCCGCTCGACGTCATGAGCCGCGCGCTCACGACGTACGTCGA
This genomic window from Aquipuribacter hungaricus contains:
- a CDS encoding amidohydrolase, with protein sequence MATAGFTGPPAPPGRDVALVGGRVVPGVGPAVERGTVLVLDGRVAAVGPVDEVDVPDGVPVHDTTGRWVLPGFVEVHAHVGIFEDGEDWPGRDHNEMTSPVTAHLRALDAVNPADIAFVDALGGGVTSVVVKPGSGNVVGGRTVALKTWGRTVDQMCFREPASIKSALGENPKRVHGDKGKLPSTRMGVAAVLREALARARHHRAQLDRAAAEGTAPPAPDPASETLLLALEDGLPWCQHAHRADDIATALRLAAEHGYRLVLNHATEGHLLAAELAAAGVPCVVGPTLGSRSKVELRGRTLRTPALLHEAGVEVALTTDHPVVPVAFLVHEATFAVKEGLPADVALQAITVNPARFLGLDDRVGSLQVGLDGDVVVWDGDPLDVMSRALTTYVEGRRVYDFDVEEMVGRAADPWS